CGCGCGTCTACATAGGACGCCTTAGCTACAACGTCCGGGAGAAGGACATCCAGCGCTTTTTCAGTGGCTATGGCCGCCTCCTCGAAATAGACCTCAAAAATGGGTGAGTCGGGCCTGGGCGCCCGCGTCCTCCCGCAACGCCCCGGCTCTGGCAGCGGCGGGGCCCTGCTGGACGGAAGAGGGCCAAGGCCGCGGCGCCGCGTGGCAGGGCCTCCAAGATGGCGGCGGCGCGGGGCCGCGGGGCCGCGCACGGGGAGTGGGAGCGCGCGCGTGCGCGTCCCCGGCCTAACGACGCCTGCTGGTTCCCGGCCCTCGCGCCGCCCCCAGGTACGGCTTCGTGGAGTTCGAGGACTCCCGCGACGCCGACGACGCCGTTTACGAGCTGAACGGCAAAGAGCTCTGCGGCGAGCGCGTGATCGTGGAGCACGCTCGGGGCCCGCGCCGCGATCGCGACGGCTACAGCTACGGAAGCCGCAGTGAGTCCCACCCCCGCGCGCTCCGCGTCCTTGGGACCCTGGGGGCGGGGCTTAGGGTGGGCGCAGGCTtagggtgggcggggtggggccTCCCAGCCCGGGCAGGCGCGGTGGCAGGGGTCCATTGATTACAGCGTCCCCGGGCTTTGCTGCCTTCGCGCCTGCCCGGGGCAGCCACGGGACGCCGGAGCGCGGGGACTGGGTTGTGGGTTTTGCTTAGCCAGGGTTGGGGTGTTTGGGGGGGGCGggttaaattttcttatttttggctATTTGCtaagttgggaggggggtggtttGGGCCCCTGTCAGCACTGTCGTGGGCTCTGCCCACGGAGGAGGTGAGGGATGGCTGTATTTGTTATATTCCCCTTGCTTACCTGGCAGTGCTTTAGCTAGAAATGGGAATGTGTTAGTGTAGAAGTTTGAGGgcaggctgggtgggggtggggggtggggacggggtCAGGGGAAGGGTATTAAGTTTAGATCTTAGATTTAATTAAATTGGCGGGGGCCAAAGAAAATGCTGTTTTGAAGAAATGTGGTATAGTACCACAAAGTAGACTTAAATGAGCTTTATGCTATATTCGAACTAGTTGGGGCATGTTattgggaggaggtgggaggggtttGGTTATGTTAAATGTTTGATGTTGAAATTGTTGCATGTTGAATTCAAACTTTTTAACAAGTCCTTGATGTTTCAATTTGAAAGTGACCAATGGGGCTGAGGCTGTGTCCACTGAGGCTAAGATGACTGCCTTTCCTGATTGGCCTTGGCTTTTCCATACATTGTGTGACCCTTGCCCTATGACCCTTTGGCTGACCTTACCGGAAGCCATGACGACAGCAGCCTTTTGCCATTAGACGCAGGGTGATGGTGAGGATTCCAAGGGTTAGACAAAACTGGTTAATCTGAACTAGGTGACTGTTACCTTGCGTGTTTTGTGGCCAAACCACCACCAAAAACCTCACACTGTGATGTAAGTACTTAGTGTAACTAgtaaacatttttgtaaaatgtagaAATGCATGTAATCagttaagttttatattttacaatgtTCTGTAAAATAAAACTTAGCGAGGTAAATTGAATAAAGGAGCAGTCACTCTCTAACAGATTGTAGGAGAAGTTTAGTTGGATTTAGTCTATTTGACTTGCCCTTAATTTAATTTATGGCAAATCACAACTGTATCAAAGGTTTAGCAATATAATAGCAAAGTCCTACTCCAGTATATAAAAGTTGATATGTTTGTACTAACTTTCAAGAAAACATGCATCCCTATCATTACAAAGCATCTAATTGTTCTCTTCATGTGATAAAGGTGGTGGAGGTGGATACAGCAGTCGGAGAACCTCTGGCAGAGACAAATACGGACCACCTGTTCGTACAGAATTCAGGCTAATTGTAGAAAACCTTTCTAGTCGTTGCAGTTGGCAAGATTTAAAGGTATGTGCTATaatttgagataaaaataatatgactAATGTTGAAAAGGTaggcttttatttcattttacttctgaGAATTGAGTATGGTACGTAGATCTTTTTCTTTACGTTTCTAGGTTTGACCAGTCTTGTTGCTTTCTTAGGATTTCATGAGACAAGCAGGTGAAGTAACCTATGCGGATGCTCACAAAGAACGCACAAATGAAGGCGTGATTGAGTTCCGTTCCTACTCTGACATGAAGCGTGCTCTGGATAAGCTGGATGGTACAGAAATAAATGGCAGGAATATTAGGCTCATTGAGGATAAGCCACGAACAAGCCATAGGCGATCTTACTCTGGAAGCAGATCAAGGTAATTTGCTGAAAgatgggggaaaggaaaggaaacagtacTTGCCAAGAGCAGAGAAAATCAAATGGCAGTACTTGAATTGGAACTTAATTGAAACAAGTTCAGTATTTGGTGTCCTTTTTGCTGCGCATCATTGGGTTCTTTTCCAGGATGCTTTCGGGCGGATTTAACTTGTAGTAAACGATTACATTTTGTTTGCGTATAATTTTTTGTAAACGACAAAAGTTCGTTTTGAGATGTATTgagattaaagatttttattgtttttctggttaTAGGTCACGGTCTAGAAGAAGGTCACGAAGTAGGAGTCGCAGGAGCAGCCGCAGTAGATCTCGAAGTATCTCAAAAAGCCGCTCCCGGTAAATAATCTGTTAAGTTTTTTATTCTGATTGTTACTGTGCTTGTGTGTTCTGTCAAGGTACTGAAAAGAAAATCGACTCTTCTTGTCCAGATCCAGGTCTCGGAGCAAAGGTCGATCACGTTCTCGATCAAAAGGCAGGAAATCTAGATCAAAAAGCAAATCAAAGCCCAAGTCTGATCGGGGCTCCCGTTCGCGCTCTCGAAGCAGATCTAAGGAGTATGAGAAATCTCGAAGCAGGTCTCGTTCTCGATCTCGTTCccccaaagaaaatggaaaaggtgaTATAAAGTCAAAATCTAGATCAAGAAGCCAGTCTCGTTCAAATTCACCCCTACCTGCCCCACCCTCAAAGGCACGGTCCGTGTCCCCTCCACCAAAAAGAGCCTCAAGATCCCGCTCTAGATCTCATTCAAAGTCAAGATCACGGTCCAGATCGAGTTCCAGAGATTAACCTAGAACTCTATATTCTTTGCACACTATTATGGAACACTTTCCTACTTGCTTAGGCAGTTCCTCTTCCATGTTTGTACTTGGCCTCTTCTGCAAGAGGAATCTCCTGAAAATGGGGCACACAGAAATTTAATTTGTggccaaatttgatgaaaaaaaaaatgaggttctAAAGAAATGGTGGCATGAAGTCAAAgaccctctcccttctttgtAGAATTAAGATAACTTTGATTTTATAGCTTTTGAGCTAAAATAACTTTTGTAAAGATTAAgctcatttagatttttttttaagtatttcagcAGGATCTGCTGCAgggattttgttgttttgtttgcttttaaattaacCGTTTCAAGCTTTGAATACCTAAGGCTTTAGAGGGAGATCCCGATTTTCAATTATGTTGGCTTTTTATAAAGCTTGAGTTATGTaagatttcaataaaaatttgctACCAAGTTGATTGCCTTACTGAATAGGTCACttaaattcctttaaatattgATAATTTGTTCTTTGTGAAACTGTAAATTACATAAGTGTAAAAGAAGGCAAGTCTCAGACCAGCAATAAATTATTCCATTTGGATAACATTTGTGCTGTTAATCAAATTTGCCAAAGTCTATCTGCCCCTTTGagttaagttaaaaataaaaggtattttgtAGTCCGTTACATGATTTTGCCTAAATTAGTAGGttttaaataatgaaactttttaaacttAAGTTTGCTCAAACTCTTGGAAGAAGTAGTTCTTAACACTTGGGATCCCATTTAGCCTAGTAATTCTACTTTCTGGAAGTGGTCAGTGTAATTAGTGTTCTGTTAGAGTATGGTTCTGTGGTCTTCAATGTTTGTCATATAAAAATGGAAGTAGCCTTTCTTTGATTGGAAATTTAGTTTATTCTTGTTCAAAGTGGGAAAGCAAATACTGCATTTTCTGCTGGAAGATCATTACATTTAACAGGCACTTAACAGGTTGCTTGGTAAAATCAGTTGCTTATTAAAGTAAAATTCTACCCAACAGTCAGTCCTCCTTGTAGTTGATGAGGTTATGTAATAATGGGTTAGATCATCCCTGTAACTTTACGACATATGGTTGGCTTGAAAAGGATTTACGTAGATAAACCCTAACCTTTCTGTACTTTATTATGAAGTGTAATATGCTATGGAAGCCAAATTATACTGCAAATTTGTAGGAGGTACTGGGTAACCAGTTAGTCCCTGTATCTGTAGACCTAATTAGTTGAAATTGCAGTTTGAGAAATGAATTACCTTAGATCTTTTTGTTCAGGTACTTTTCAATGAAATTAAAGCACTCATTAACCTTGGTTTGGAACTGAGATGTAGGTTATTTGACTCAGCTTTTATATCTTCTAGGAACTGTCACTATAGGTATCAAGGGCTGGGTTGTACTATATAATAGGGCATGATGGTATGGTGCTCATCATGCTGCAGGTATGACTAGAAAGCATGATAATCTAGAGTTGGTTTATAGGTTCAAATAATCCAGAAGGCATACCTGATAAAATGaggctacttttaaaaaaaggagtcaaAGATTTTAGGCATCAGAATCAGAGTAGCAGGGAGTACTTGATAATGAGTAAAAAGACTTGTTTTTGAGAAATTTCTGGGCTTCCTTTTACAAAATCTTAGAGCCTACTCTTAGGAATATAGTGCCCCAAAAGATTAATGCTTCTTCCATAaccttattttctttactttcataCTTCTAAAATTTAGATATTCATatgaaatgggtttttttttccagtataaaCTTCAGGATTTCAGAGAAGACACTGGTGTCTACAGTCGTAGTTCATTATTTTGCCTActtgaaagaacagaaattacaACTCTTACATGAAGAGGCACATCTCCAGCTGCCTTTCAAAATTTGGTTTAAGAATTGGCTTTGACCAAAGGTCTCTTGttttcagggaaaaaacaaaagcttttaaaaccacagccttttaaaaaggaagggaaatagcACAATGTGAAATTTGACTTTGTAAAGTCATCCTTCAACTGGGTTTTCTTGTATTAGTGTAACATCACTTAGTAATAGGTTTTGTGTACATTGTTAGCTGCCCCCAAAGTGGGTAATTGGAAGGTAAATGCCTATACCCATAAGTTTTCTGGTAATAGTAAAGACCAACTTAGTGAAAACCTAGTCCTAGTCCATACCTGTGGACCTGTACATCATTGGATATGCTAAAGCCCTAGAACACTGACCCACTTAAGAGCAGAGTTCACTGAAATGTTTAGTTCTTGCTGACTTATAAGTAGAATCTGAGCGTCTACAACATGCCATGTGTACATCTGTGGCTGGATAGAGTATTAAACAGAGAGCAAAAACAGAAATGAGCAACATgaggattcccctttcttttaCCTGATAATGTTGTTTGATACGCCATAGTGCCTTTAAGGCCAGTTTGAGTCCTACCAGTTCCTGTGATGACGTTCCAGTCCTGTGTTGTTACTACCTTCATCTTGGTATCTTCTTTTTCCCACTTTGTTAACCCACTTTATGCTTTATCTCCTCAATAAAATGCTTACTGAGGGAAAGGCTCGTTTTGAATTCATTTGTATTCCCACTTAGTGCCAAACATTTGGCACATGGTTTTTTGAACTAGCGTTGGCCATTGGCAAGCCATTCCTGACTTGAGTAGGAGAAAAGGGCGTTGTTTTCAGTTCCCCAGAGACCTGCGTTTAGGATCAACATAGTGGATGGCTTATCTTGGGGGAAAAAGTCTTTACCAGTCAGTCTTGGGTGTTACCCGGGAAATGGTAAGCATAAGTCATGAGTTGTGAAGATAGGTTAATACctagggtgtctggctggcttggtggagcatgtgacttgatctcaaggttgtaggtttgagccccatgttgggtatagagattgctttaaaatctttttaaaaacaaaggttagggatgcctgggcgACTCAGTTAAAGGGGCTACTTTCCACTCAGCTCGTGATCCCAGAAGCGtggtattgagccccatgtagggttctctgctcaacagtctgctttctcccactgcctgccattcccctgcttgtgtgcttgctcgcgctgtcaaataaaatctttaaaaataataaaaataaaggttagTAAGTGGGAAGTGTTTAGAATAGTACCATAATGAGTACTATCTGCTACTGTGAAGAATTAAGCATACGAAACCTTTTTTATATTGTCTTGCCTTATTTTCACACGAAATTTACTTGTTTTCACCTTGTAGTGATTGAACATTTTCCATAATAATAATTTCTCAGGAAAAGTAAGAAGCTTTAATCACCTTTTCCAAAATCCTTAATCTAATGTCCTTAATTTAGGACTTGGAGCACTCTAAACTTTGGCAGTTTACATTTAGGAAACTTCACATTGTTATTCACCTTGTGTTCAGAAAGTGTTTTGTCACTATTCAATTTCAGTCCTATGGcacttgaatgattttttttttttaattttttttgtttttgtttttaagattttatttatttatttgtcagagagagcgagggagagagagcgagcacaggcagaggcagagggagaagcaggttccctgacgagcaaggagcccgatgcgggactcgatcccaggacgccgggatcatgacctgagccgaaggcagctgcttaaccaactgagccacccaggcgtcccagcactTGAatgattttaagatatatatatatatattttaagattttatttatttatttgacagatcacaagtaggcagagagctaggcgggggttgggggggcagcagtgagggggaagcaggctccctgctgagcagagagcctgattcggggctccatcccaggaccctgggatcatgacctgagctgaaggcagacgcttaacccactgagctacccaggcgccccaaatattcttaaattttgacttaattttaattacaaaagtatACGTACTTAGGAACATAAAGTGTCTTTCCTTAGAGCCCTTTGGCTAAGGTAGCTGCTGTTAACAATATGTCTGTGCCTAAATTTTGGTCCTAAAATCTGTTGCAACAAGCTGTTCTTAGCATGAGTGGTATTCTACAACTTGTTTTTACTTAGAGATCTGCTATTTTAAATGACTGACAAGTATACTCCTGAATACTTTTTCAGTACCAACATTGTTTTATTGAAGTAATCCCGTGGCTTATGTGGCAGGAATGAAAAATACTACTTTTAACATTAAGTATCAAACAATGAGAATATAGAGAGTTTTAACATAGTTTAATACCTGGTAAATTTACAAACATTAAAGTTCGAACTTTTTTAAGCAGTACCACTTCCGGAATAAGATGGATATATGTATGTTTAACACCATGTATGCTACTGTGTGCGAAAAGGGTGAGTTGATGGGATTATGTAATTGATCTAGGTCCTCAACAGCTTGTTCAGATTGTCTTGGCTGTGTAACAGCAGCCCACAGATGGGCCCCCAGTGTAGTACTTATTAatggctaacttttttttttttttttttgagatttatttatttattgtagagagagcacacaagtggaaGAGAGGAAATCCCCAGActcactccccactgagctcagagcctgactgggggctctatcccaggagcctgagattgTGGCTAAGCGGAAGCGAAGagttagctgcttaaccaattgagccatgcaggtgccccagtgatTAAGTTTTTATACTTGAGCAGGAAGGAATTGTGGTTCCTTCAGAAGTTGGAAGAGAAGCATGAGTTAATAACAGCAAATTCCACCTTTGACCCTTTGGAGTAAGCCAGGATTGCTAGTTTTTTTGTGTATCCTTCTGGAAATGCAAATCTAGAAAAATTGATAGTCCCCAGGTAGTTTATCATAGGTCACTGGAATTTTACAAAGACAGGTAACAATAAGTATTGCAGCTCAGACCCTAGGAAACTActtgtaattaaatttttatttactgttaaCATCCATGTATTTATACCTATGATCAGTGTCCTTTCTAAGGAAGTCCTAGAATTAACGATTTATAAGCAGAGGTAGGATTTAAAGCCTAGTTCAGTTCCTAACAGCCCTGaagcattagaaaaaaatgtgtgtcagATAATTCCTAGTGAAAAGCACTCAAGAAATTAGATTGAGGAAGGCTCAGAAAGTACAGAATGCACATACTTTCAAGTAGAATTATTCTGGTAAATAGGAAAACTCTGTACGAAAAACTACCCTTTTCAAATTCGCTAATTATACTTTGTTTCATTTAcatgggttttttggtttttttcctcctgaatccTAGGAAAGTAGAGACATCTTGCTGTTCTATCCCTAAAAACTATTTCCTAGTAATGGGACACTGTCTGTGTAACTACAGTGCCTACCAAAAATAGCGTCCGTAGTTTCTACTCCACGGTCCAGAGTCCTGTTTCATTAGTGGTCTGCTAATAATCTTTCCATTAGTCAGGATCATTTGCCACATTTTGTTGTCCTGGTTCTTTGGTCTCTTCTAATCTAGACCGGGTCCTCTTGACATTGTCATTTTTGAAGAGTAGAGGACAGTTAACTTTGTAGAATTttccctcaatttgggtttgtctgatgtttcctcgtGTTTGCATTTTTAGCAGGAATATCACAAGAATGAGACTGTGCTCAGTGCACCGTATCTAGTCATTTTATAATAACCTGTAAGTCACTATTTCTGTGAATAGacagtcttacaaagttaaaagaaggaggggtgcctgggtggctcagtgggttaaagcttctgccttcagctcgggttgtgatctcggggtcctgggatcgagctccacatcgggctctctgctccgcaggaggCCTGcgtcgtcctctctctctctgcctgcctctctgcctacttgtgatctctgtctgtcaaataaataaaaccttaaaaaaaaaagttaaaagaaggaGTTTTTGGTTTTAGGGAGGGAGCCAGTCATTTTCAAATTTAAGAGCTGCTGAAGGGAGAGCTTTATTGGCAACAGATAATACTCCATTACCACTGAAAGCAGGAGAGTGATTCTAGCCCAGGGCCAAGAAGAGAGCAGGAGGCCACTTTAAATAGATGAGAGATGGCAAAGATGAACTGGAAATAAATAAGCTGCGTCCTCACATAGAAAATAGTGCCCTCTAGTGTTGTGCGGGTAAATGCTGTTATCCAAGCACTTTTGGCAGATCCTTAAAGATTAATCCTTAAAGATTAGCTGTTCTTACTAAAACATTCTGTAAATAGTCAAACCCTAAAATTTCTAGCCAATGGAGGAAAAGGTATGCAAAGCAGAGTTGCTGAATATGGTGCCCAAGTATGAGAGTAATTGACCACTACTACTTTCTAGCTATCCTAAACAGCTTTGAGTGCGCTATTTAAATATATTGCTGTTCTTTTGATTTTAGAAGATTGCAGACACAGCTAGAGAATAGTGATGAACCTTGGGTAGTTACTCGGCTTTAACAATACAgatctctctgcttcctctccagGTAATTTTGAAGGAAATCCTAGACATTCTAGCTGAGGGTAGTTCACTGTATACCTCTAAAAAACATCTTAAGTCTCCTCaatttgtttgttggtttttttttttttaatggggttaGGGATCTGTggagcccccccctttttttttaatttatttgacagagagatcacaagtaaatggagaggcaggcagagagagagagagggaagcaggctccctgctgagcaaagagccccatgcgggactcgatcccaggaccctgagatcatgacctgagccaaggcagcggcttaacccactgagccacccaggcaccccaatttcttGTTCTTTGTAGTATATTTGTTGATGGTCACTGTTGAGTAGTTTCTAAGTCTTGATTTTGCTGATTGCATTCTCATGGTATCATCTAGCATGTTCTGGACCtaagaacagtggttctcaaagtgtgcaTGGACCAGTAATATCAGCAGCATCCTCTGggaatttgtttaaaatgcagtttctcaAGCCCCACCCTAGATCACTGAATCAGAAACTAAATTGAAGCCCAGCCATAGTGGTGTTATAATAAGCCTTCCAAATGATTCTGGTCCATGCTCAAGTTGGAGATCATTATTCTAGAGGCTTTGTCAGATTATGGTGGGGGGTTTTTCCTTCCCAAAACTACTTGGATATGTATTGTCATTGTCATTGGGAGGCATTGATGATCTTTGCCTAGGCTCATTAAACCATGAATTCATGATTTTAAACACCTTTTTTTTCAATCCATGGCAGTTCTCCTTACTGGTATGGCCTTTTTCTATCTTTAGTCAGTGGAAGTCAACTCAGGTTGCCTCCTGAGTTCATTCAAAGGAGCCCTAGTAATCTTACCAGTTTCCTTGCTTTCTAATATGGTGGGATTTCTAAACTTTCTAGTCCCAGACGTGGAAGCAGCCATTTCTCTAATGAACCCAGGTTATCTTTATTTGGAAATGGTATTTAGCAAGTACAACCTGGGCCCATGGGTGTTCATTGCTTCTCACTGGATCTCTGCTCTTGTGAAGGTCCTCTCTTGCAGGCTAAACATCCCCTCAGCTGTCTCAGTGTGGCAGTTTTAAAGCCCCTAACCATCTCTGTTGTCTCCCTGTATTCTGGGTGGTCAGGTCCCTCTTACAGAGCGGGGCCTGCTAGTCAGAGACAGCACTCCAGATTTGCTTTAACCTGCtcagagcaggggcgcctggatggctcagttaagtgtctgcttgcAGCTTGgatcctgatcctggggtcctgggatggagagtt
The window above is part of the Lutra lutra chromosome 9, mLutLut1.2, whole genome shotgun sequence genome. Proteins encoded here:
- the SRSF6 gene encoding serine/arginine-rich splicing factor 6 isoform X1, translating into MPRVYIGRLSYNVREKDIQRFFSGYGRLLEIDLKNGYGFVEFEDSRDADDAVYELNGKELCGERVIVEHARGPRRDRDGYSYGSRSGGGGYSSRRTSGRDKYGPPVRTEFRLIVENLSSRCSWQDLKDFMRQAGEVTYADAHKERTNEGVIEFRSYSDMKRALDKLDGTEINGRNIRLIEDKPRTSHRRSYSGSRSRSRSRRRSRSRSRRSSRSRSRSISKSRSRSRSRSKGRSRSRSKGRKSRSKSKSKPKSDRGSRSRSRSRSKEYEKSRSRSRSRSRSPKENGKGDIKSKSRSRSQSRSNSPLPAPPSKARSVSPPPKRASRSRSRSHSKSRSRSRSSSRD
- the SRSF6 gene encoding serine/arginine-rich splicing factor 6 isoform X2; this translates as MPRVYIGRLSYNVREKDIQRFFSGYGRLLEIDLKNGYGFVEFEDSRDADDAVYELNGKELCGERVIVEHARGPRRDRDGYSYGSRMTNGAEAVSTEAKMTAFPDWPWLFHTLCDPCPMTLWLTLPEAMTTAAFCH